A DNA window from Centroberyx gerrardi isolate f3 chromosome 5, fCenGer3.hap1.cur.20231027, whole genome shotgun sequence contains the following coding sequences:
- the LOC139920664 gene encoding protein FAM72A isoform X2, producing MSTSNANFKNKCVTQVNCIFCDSLLCTRGMKAVLLADTEIELFSTDIPPNSGNVVGYHVVAPCKPCLLSCNNGHFWMFNSDAVSTLNRLDATGLNLLLWGDLPELDDSENEESESPSEEECIR from the exons ATGTCTACATCTAACGCTAATTTCAAAAACAAGTGTGTGACTCAAGTAAACTGCATATTCTGTGACAGTCTGCTCTGCACGAGAGGCATGAAAGCAGTGCTTCTTGCAGATACTGAGATTGAGCTTTTTTCGACCGACATACCACCCAACAG TGGTAATGTTGTGGGCTATCATGTCGTGGCCCCCTGTAAACCCTGCCTGCTGTCCTGTAACAACGGCCACTTCTGGATGTTTAATAGCGATGCTGTGTCTACTCTCAACAGACTGGATGCTACAG GTCTGAATCTGCTGCTGTGGGGAGATCTTCCCGAGTTGGATGACAGTGAGAACGAGGAATCAGAAAGCCCCTCAGAGGAGGAGTGCATCaggtag
- the LOC139920664 gene encoding protein FAM72A isoform X1, with translation MSTSNANFKNKCVTQVNCIFCDSLLCTRGMKAVLLADTEIELFSTDIPPNRTVDFVASCYSTESCKCKLRDIACLKCGNVVGYHVVAPCKPCLLSCNNGHFWMFNSDAVSTLNRLDATGLNLLLWGDLPELDDSENEESESPSEEECIR, from the exons ATGTCTACATCTAACGCTAATTTCAAAAACAAGTGTGTGACTCAAGTAAACTGCATATTCTGTGACAGTCTGCTCTGCACGAGAGGCATGAAAGCAGTGCTTCTTGCAGATACTGAGATTGAGCTTTTTTCGACCGACATACCACCCAACAG AACTGTTGACTTTGTGGCCAGCTGCTACTCTACTGAAAGCTGCAAATGCAAACTGAGAGACATTGCCTGTCTCAAGTG TGGTAATGTTGTGGGCTATCATGTCGTGGCCCCCTGTAAACCCTGCCTGCTGTCCTGTAACAACGGCCACTTCTGGATGTTTAATAGCGATGCTGTGTCTACTCTCAACAGACTGGATGCTACAG GTCTGAATCTGCTGCTGTGGGGAGATCTTCCCGAGTTGGATGACAGTGAGAACGAGGAATCAGAAAGCCCCTCAGAGGAGGAGTGCATCaggtag